One window from the genome of Bdellovibrio sp. ArHS encodes:
- the acs gene encoding acetate--CoA ligase, translating into MHKELYPIPADVAKHAWINEAKYKEMYEKSIKDPEGFWAEAAERLDWFKKWDKVKETSFKKPVSIKWFQGGKLNVSYNCIDRHLKKNGDKVALIWEGDNPQTPSKKITYKELHQEVCRFANILKRMGVKKGDVVTIYLPMIPEAAYAMLACTRLGAVHSVIFGGFASDSIADRLLDGESKYIVTADAGFRGGKTIALKENIDKALLRAPVEKVLVVKYAQTDIQMQPGRDLWLHDEVKTVSDQCEPEHMDAEDPLFILYTSGSTGKPKGVLHTTGGYLLWASITHEYVFDYHDNDIYWCSADIGWVTGHSYMVYGPLANAATSLIFEGVPNYPTPSRFWDVVDKHQVSIFYTSPTALRSLMREGDAYVKSASRKTLRILGTVGEPINPEAWAWYHEVVGEGRCPIVDTWWQTETGGHMITPLPGAIATKPGSATLPFFGVQPKLLTVEGKEIKEVEGEGVLVIADSWPGQMRTVYRNHDRFEETYFSTYPGYYFSGDGCRRDKDGYYWITGRVDDVINVSGHRIGTAEIESALVANPRVAEAAVVGYPHDIKGQGIYAFVTLKTGEQPSEEIRKELIQTVRKEIGPIATPDLIQWAFRLPKTRSGKIMRRILRKIAENHPDQLGDISTLSDPSVVQELVDNRLNR; encoded by the coding sequence ATGCATAAAGAACTTTATCCCATTCCCGCAGACGTCGCGAAACACGCCTGGATCAATGAAGCCAAGTACAAAGAGATGTACGAAAAATCCATTAAAGACCCTGAAGGATTTTGGGCGGAAGCCGCCGAGCGTTTAGACTGGTTTAAAAAGTGGGACAAGGTTAAAGAAACCAGCTTCAAGAAACCTGTCAGTATCAAATGGTTTCAAGGCGGAAAGCTCAATGTCTCTTATAACTGTATTGATAGGCACCTGAAAAAGAATGGCGACAAAGTCGCTTTGATCTGGGAAGGCGACAACCCGCAAACTCCCTCCAAAAAAATCACTTATAAAGAATTGCATCAGGAAGTTTGTCGTTTTGCGAACATCCTAAAGAGGATGGGCGTCAAAAAAGGCGACGTGGTCACGATCTATCTTCCGATGATTCCCGAAGCCGCCTATGCCATGTTGGCCTGCACTCGTCTGGGAGCTGTGCACTCGGTGATTTTCGGTGGCTTCGCATCGGACTCTATTGCGGACCGTCTTTTAGATGGTGAATCGAAATACATCGTTACAGCGGATGCGGGATTTCGTGGTGGTAAAACAATTGCCTTGAAAGAAAACATCGATAAAGCCCTGTTGCGCGCGCCGGTCGAAAAAGTGCTGGTTGTGAAATATGCGCAGACTGACATTCAGATGCAGCCCGGCCGAGATCTGTGGTTGCATGACGAAGTTAAGACGGTGAGCGATCAGTGTGAACCCGAACACATGGACGCGGAAGATCCTTTGTTTATTCTTTATACTTCGGGTTCCACAGGCAAACCTAAAGGTGTGCTGCATACCACGGGCGGATATCTGCTTTGGGCCAGCATCACTCACGAGTATGTTTTCGATTACCACGATAATGATATTTACTGGTGTTCGGCGGACATTGGTTGGGTCACGGGCCATAGCTACATGGTGTATGGGCCTTTAGCCAATGCGGCGACTTCGCTGATCTTCGAAGGTGTCCCGAATTATCCCACACCCTCGCGTTTCTGGGACGTGGTTGATAAACATCAAGTCTCGATTTTTTATACGTCTCCCACGGCTCTAAGATCCCTGATGCGGGAAGGGGATGCTTATGTCAAAAGTGCTTCGCGTAAAACGTTAAGAATTTTGGGAACTGTCGGCGAGCCGATCAACCCGGAAGCGTGGGCCTGGTATCACGAAGTTGTCGGCGAAGGCCGTTGCCCGATTGTGGATACTTGGTGGCAGACAGAAACCGGGGGGCACATGATCACGCCATTGCCGGGAGCCATCGCGACGAAGCCAGGTTCTGCGACTCTGCCATTTTTTGGTGTGCAGCCGAAGTTGCTGACCGTCGAGGGGAAAGAGATCAAAGAAGTTGAAGGCGAAGGTGTATTGGTGATTGCTGACTCTTGGCCGGGTCAGATGCGCACGGTGTATCGCAATCATGACCGCTTCGAAGAAACATATTTTTCGACTTATCCCGGTTATTACTTTTCAGGAGATGGATGTCGACGCGACAAAGACGGTTACTATTGGATTACCGGTCGGGTCGATGATGTGATCAATGTTTCAGGGCATCGTATCGGAACTGCGGAAATTGAATCGGCTCTTGTTGCGAATCCTCGTGTGGCGGAGGCCGCTGTCGTCGGTTATCCGCATGATATCAAAGGGCAGGGCATTTATGCCTTTGTCACCTTGAAAACAGGGGAGCAGCCCAGCGAGGAAATCCGCAAAGAACTTATCCAGACAGTCAGAAAAGAAATCGGTCCGATCGCCACCCCAGATCTGATTCAGTGGGCATTTCGTTTGCCAAAGACTCGTTCAGGGAAAATCATGCGTCGGATTCTACGGAAAATCGCGGAAAATCACCCAGATCAATTGGGCGATATCTCGACGCTTTCGGACCCTAGTGTCGTCCAAGAACTGGTGGACAACAGGCTGAATCGGTGA